The nucleotide sequence GCGGCCTTCAGACCCTGGATGAAGCGGTTGTAGGTGATGCCGTTGGCGCGGGCAGCGGCGTTGATGCGCTGGATCCACAGCTGACGGAAGTCGCCCTTGCGCTTCTTGCGGTCGTTGTAGTTGTAGACGAGGGAGTGGGTGACCTGCTCCTTCGCCTTCCGGTACAGACGTGAGCGCTGGCCGCGGTAACCGCTGGCTGCCTCAAGGATTGCCCGGCGCTTCTTGTGGGCGTTGACTGCGCGCTTGACGCGTGCCACTTGTTAACTCCTAGTAGCTGGGTCACGGTGGGACGTGACCCGAGAACGGCATGGCCCCCGCAGGTCGGCGG is from Streptomyces sp. NBC_00370 and encodes:
- the rplT gene encoding 50S ribosomal protein L20 yields the protein MARVKRAVNAHKKRRAILEAASGYRGQRSRLYRKAKEQVTHSLVYNYNDRKKRKGDFRQLWIQRINAAARANGITYNRFIQGLKAANVEVDRKILAELAVNDTNAFAALVEVAQKALPSDVNAPKAAA